The DNA region TCCGCCCCGGACGAGTCGCGCGCCGACGATCCCTCGTCGGATGCCGCTGTCCCATCGGCCGTCCCGCTCGCCGACATCGCCATCGGTGCCGACCACGGAGGGTTCCGGCTGAAGGAGCGGATCGCCGCGGACCTCCGCGAGCACGGCTTCACGGTCCACGACTGCGGCACCGACGGCACCGACTCCGTGGACTACCCCGACTTCGCGCACGCCGTGGCGCGGATGGTGGCCCAGGGCGGCGCGCGGTGGGGGATCGTCGTCGACGGCGCCGGGATCGGCTCGGCCATGGCCGCAAACAAGGTCCCCGGGATCCGCGCCGCGACGTGCT from Actinomycetota bacterium includes:
- the rpiB gene encoding ribose 5-phosphate isomerase B, yielding MAIGADHGGFRLKERIAADLREHGFTVHDCGTDGTDSVDYPDFAHAVARMVAQGGARWGIVVDGAGIGSAMAANKVPGIRAATCWDVSSARNSREHNHANVLALGAGLIGDTLALQIVQAWLSTPWGGDRHARRVAKITEIERHYVRT